A stretch of the Sphingomonas sp. CL5.1 genome encodes the following:
- the hemB gene encoding porphobilinogen synthase yields the protein MHASFPALRLRRTRIADWSRRLHRETVLTPADLIWPLFITEGQGVEEPIASLPGVSRWSVDGIVARAREARDLGIPCLALFPYTPPALRTDDGREALNPDNLMCRAIRAIKDAVPEVGVLTDVALDPYTAHGHDGLVDAGGYVLNDATVEVLVGQSLNQAAAGADIIAPSDMMDGRIGTIRAALEGAGHINVQIMAYAAKYASAFYGPFRDAVGSRGLLKGDKKTYQMDHANAEEALREVAMDLAEGADSVMVKPGLPYLDIVCRVKEAFAVPVFAYQVSGEYAMIEAAAAAGAGDRDALVLETLLAFRRAGCSGILTYHAAHAARLLAG from the coding sequence ATGCACGCATCCTTCCCCGCGCTTCGCCTTCGCCGTACCCGCATCGCCGACTGGAGCCGCCGCCTGCATCGCGAGACGGTGCTGACTCCCGCCGACCTGATCTGGCCGCTGTTCATCACGGAGGGGCAGGGGGTGGAGGAGCCGATCGCCAGCCTGCCCGGCGTGTCGCGCTGGTCGGTCGACGGCATCGTCGCGCGCGCGCGCGAGGCGCGCGATCTCGGCATTCCTTGCCTCGCCCTGTTCCCCTATACGCCGCCCGCGCTGCGCACCGACGACGGGCGCGAGGCGCTCAACCCGGACAATCTGATGTGCCGCGCGATCCGCGCGATCAAGGACGCGGTGCCGGAGGTGGGGGTGCTGACCGACGTCGCGCTCGACCCCTATACCGCGCACGGGCATGACGGGCTGGTCGATGCGGGCGGCTATGTGCTCAACGACGCGACGGTGGAGGTGCTGGTCGGCCAGTCGCTCAACCAGGCGGCGGCGGGGGCGGACATCATCGCTCCGTCGGACATGATGGATGGCCGCATCGGCACGATCCGCGCCGCGCTGGAGGGCGCGGGGCACATCAACGTGCAGATCATGGCCTATGCCGCCAAATACGCCAGCGCCTTCTACGGCCCGTTCCGTGACGCGGTGGGCAGTCGCGGGCTGCTGAAGGGCGACAAGAAGACCTACCAGATGGATCACGCCAATGCCGAGGAGGCGCTGCGCGAGGTGGCGATGGACCTCGCGGAGGGCGCGGACAGCGTGATGGTGAAGCCGGGCCTGCCTTATCTCGACATCGTATGCCGCGTGAAGGAGGCGTTCGCGGTGCCGGTGTTCGCTTATCAGGTGTCCGGCGAATATGCGATGATCGAGGCCGCCGCGGCGGCGGGCGCGGGTGATCGCGACGCCCTGGTGCTGGAGACGCTGCTGGCCTTCCGCCGCGCGGGTTGTTCCGGCATTCTTACCTATCATGCGGCCCATGCCGCGAGATTGCTGGCCGGATGA
- a CDS encoding GNAT family N-acetyltransferase, with protein MIETERLVLRPFEERDRAPLQAMWADPRVMVDLGPVKSAADSDATIARHSSYDPLGFFVVEQREDGATIGFCGLKPGAPGTPIESMLEVGWMLAVPWWGGGYAREAAEASIAWGWATRDDAAIVAITARRNAKSRGLMERLGMRHVPVMDFPHPSFAPGDPLSDTVTYRIERP; from the coding sequence ATGATCGAGACGGAACGTCTCGTCCTGCGCCCGTTCGAGGAGCGCGATCGCGCGCCGCTTCAGGCGATGTGGGCCGATCCGCGTGTGATGGTCGATCTCGGACCGGTGAAGTCAGCGGCGGACAGCGATGCGACGATCGCGCGTCATTCTTCTTATGATCCGCTCGGTTTCTTCGTAGTGGAACAGCGCGAGGACGGCGCAACGATCGGTTTCTGCGGCCTGAAGCCGGGGGCGCCGGGCACACCGATCGAGAGTATGCTCGAGGTCGGCTGGATGCTTGCGGTGCCCTGGTGGGGCGGCGGCTACGCGCGGGAGGCGGCCGAGGCGAGCATCGCGTGGGGCTGGGCGACGCGCGACGATGCGGCGATCGTCGCGATCACCGCGCGCCGGAACGCGAAGAGCCGGGGCCTGATGGAGCGGCTCGGGATGCGCCACGTCCCGGTCATGGACTTCCCCCATCCCTCGTTCGCACCGGGCGATCCGCTGTCCGATACGGTGACCTATCGGATCGAGCGCCCGTGA
- a CDS encoding GNAT family N-acetyltransferase, giving the protein MIETPRLLLRRWRETDVAPFFAMGQDPEVMRYLGPPMSRADCAAAAVRQNACADEHNTCFWAVERRGDGAFLGFCGIKPGPAGTPIAGQPEIGWRLSRASWGQGYALEAARGSLDRAWRTTDWPEVTAITVPANERSWGLMIRLGMTRDPAGDFDHPWLAPGDPLRRHLAYRIARPR; this is encoded by the coding sequence GTGATCGAAACCCCGCGCCTCCTGCTCCGGCGCTGGCGTGAGACGGACGTCGCGCCATTCTTCGCGATGGGACAGGACCCGGAGGTGATGCGTTACCTCGGGCCGCCGATGTCGCGCGCGGATTGCGCGGCGGCGGCCGTGCGGCAGAACGCCTGCGCCGACGAGCACAATACCTGCTTCTGGGCGGTCGAGCGGCGCGGCGACGGCGCTTTCCTCGGTTTCTGCGGGATCAAGCCCGGTCCGGCCGGGACGCCGATCGCCGGCCAGCCGGAGATCGGCTGGCGGCTGTCGCGCGCTTCATGGGGACAGGGCTATGCGCTGGAGGCGGCGCGGGGGTCGCTCGACCGGGCTTGGCGCACGACCGACTGGCCGGAGGTCACCGCGATCACCGTTCCCGCCAACGAGCGGAGCTGGGGCCTGATGATCCGGCTCGGCATGACGCGCGACCCGGCGGGCGATTTCGATCACCCGTGGCTCGCGCCCGGCGATCCTTTACGCCGACATCTGGCCTATCGGATCGCGCGGCCGCGATAG
- a CDS encoding DUF2958 domain-containing protein, with amino-acid sequence MILVTPEIRAALRANDRARFSAQANGQREPDPVPVVRFFNPVGAATWLATEIDDDGIMFGVADLGFGSPELGSFALEEMESIRLPFGLGIERDILFEGAFPLSVYAEAARRVGSLVLAERHLRKAAAALKGGR; translated from the coding sequence ATGATCCTCGTCACCCCGGAAATCCGCGCGGCGCTGCGCGCCAACGATCGCGCCCGCTTCTCGGCACAGGCGAACGGCCAGCGCGAGCCCGATCCGGTGCCCGTGGTCCGCTTCTTCAACCCGGTCGGAGCCGCCACCTGGCTCGCCACGGAGATCGATGATGACGGGATCATGTTCGGCGTTGCCGACCTCGGGTTCGGCTCGCCCGAGCTGGGCAGCTTCGCGCTCGAGGAGATGGAGTCGATCCGGCTGCCGTTCGGGCTTGGCATCGAGCGCGATATCCTGTTCGAAGGCGCCTTCCCCTTGTCGGTCTATGCCGAGGCCGCGCGCCGTGTCGGTTCGCTCGTCCTCGCCGAGCGTCATCTCCGCAAGGCGGCCGCCGCATTGAAGGGAGGCCGGTGA
- a CDS encoding ArdC family protein: MAHPRANRPAGDRANLYQQITDRIIAELEAGRVPWVQPWGTAKAAIGLPHNAVSDRRYSGINILTLWDAMVSRGFASHAFLTFRQAIALGGSVRKGERGTAVIYTRRFIPREERRRADLEGREPSGGIPFLKWFTVFSVEQCNGLPAHICEPPPPIPDGLILPQADALIKATKADFRIGGPSAFYSPTHDYVQVPRPDDFHDPVNWHRTAFHELGHWAGGAARLNRDQTGVFGSVSYGKEELIAEMAGAFVCAALGITPSVRHADYLGSWLEIIREDNRAILRAASAASKAADYLLAFQPQATIAANDDDPDHDPDGAMALEGRIVA, encoded by the coding sequence ATGGCACATCCACGCGCCAACCGCCCGGCGGGCGACCGGGCCAACCTCTACCAGCAGATCACCGACCGGATCATCGCCGAACTCGAAGCCGGACGCGTCCCGTGGGTCCAGCCATGGGGCACCGCCAAAGCCGCGATCGGCTTGCCGCACAATGCCGTCAGCGATCGGCGTTACAGCGGCATCAACATCCTCACGCTCTGGGATGCCATGGTGTCGCGCGGTTTTGCGAGCCACGCCTTCCTGACCTTCCGGCAGGCGATCGCGCTCGGCGGCTCGGTCCGCAAGGGCGAGCGCGGAACGGCCGTGATCTATACCCGGCGCTTCATCCCACGCGAGGAGCGCCGCCGCGCCGATCTCGAAGGCCGTGAACCGAGCGGCGGCATCCCGTTCCTCAAATGGTTCACCGTCTTCTCGGTTGAACAATGCAACGGGCTTCCGGCGCATATCTGCGAACCGCCGCCCCCGATCCCCGACGGTCTGATCCTCCCGCAGGCCGATGCGCTCATCAAGGCGACCAAAGCCGACTTCCGCATCGGCGGTCCATCGGCCTTCTATTCGCCGACGCACGATTATGTGCAGGTGCCGCGCCCGGACGATTTCCACGATCCGGTGAACTGGCACCGCACCGCCTTTCACGAACTCGGTCATTGGGCGGGCGGCGCTGCGCGGCTCAACCGCGACCAGACCGGCGTGTTCGGCTCGGTCTCCTACGGCAAGGAGGAACTGATCGCCGAAATGGCCGGGGCGTTCGTCTGCGCCGCGCTCGGCATCACGCCCAGCGTGCGGCATGCGGACTATCTTGGCTCCTGGCTGGAAATCATCCGCGAAGACAATCGTGCGATCCTGCGCGCCGCGAGTGCGGCATCGAAAGCGGCCGACTATCTGCTCGCCTTCCAGCCGCAGGCCACCATCGCCGCCAATGACGATGACCCCGACCATGATCCCGACGGGGCCATGGCTCTTGAAGGGAGGATCGTGGCATGA
- a CDS encoding CaiB/BaiF CoA-transferase family protein, translating to MAGPLAGMKLIEFDSMGPVPLAAKLLADMGTEVLRIARAGISDRAGGADLLRNRPVVRIDLKSPEGRETVLRLLAEADGLMEGFRPGVMERLGLGPEACLAANPRLVYVRMTGWGQNGPLAARAGHDLNYIAITGVLNAIGGADRPPPPPLNLVGDYGGGTTFAMIGLLAGVLSARETGRGSVIDAAMVDGVAALSSGIHGMMNAGDWQDCRAENLLDGAAPYYRCYTCADGKYVSVAAIEPQFFSLLLEGLGIEGTRFVQRDRDGWDAMEAAFAACFASRPRDEWAEIFARTDACVAPVLSFAEARRFPHNVARGIFSGPLPAAAPRFGGVSGAAKQASEITAEAVLSRWRGPPHRDMADPAALPISTTDE from the coding sequence ATGGCCGGACCTCTGGCAGGAATGAAATTGATCGAGTTTGATTCGATGGGCCCAGTGCCGCTTGCGGCGAAGCTGCTTGCGGATATGGGCACTGAGGTCCTGCGCATTGCACGCGCGGGTATCTCCGACCGGGCGGGGGGCGCCGATCTGCTGCGCAATCGCCCCGTCGTTAGGATTGATCTAAAATCACCCGAGGGACGTGAGACAGTGCTCCGTTTACTCGCTGAAGCCGATGGGCTCATGGAAGGTTTCAGGCCGGGCGTGATGGAGAGGCTGGGATTGGGTCCGGAGGCATGTCTCGCGGCGAACCCGCGCCTGGTCTACGTGCGCATGACCGGCTGGGGGCAAAATGGTCCTCTCGCCGCGCGCGCCGGGCACGACCTGAATTATATTGCGATTACCGGCGTGCTGAATGCGATAGGCGGAGCAGACCGGCCACCGCCGCCTCCGCTGAATCTGGTCGGGGACTACGGCGGCGGCACCACCTTCGCTATGATCGGGCTTCTCGCCGGGGTGCTGAGCGCGCGCGAAACCGGACGAGGCTCCGTGATCGATGCCGCGATGGTAGACGGGGTGGCAGCGCTGTCGAGCGGAATTCACGGCATGATGAACGCGGGGGACTGGCAGGATTGCCGCGCGGAAAACCTGCTCGATGGCGCCGCGCCTTATTATCGCTGTTACACCTGCGCCGACGGCAAATATGTATCGGTTGCCGCGATTGAGCCCCAGTTTTTTAGCCTTTTGCTGGAGGGCCTCGGCATCGAAGGCACCCGCTTCGTCCAGCGTGACCGGGATGGCTGGGATGCGATGGAGGCGGCGTTCGCGGCATGCTTCGCTTCCCGTCCGCGGGACGAATGGGCCGAGATTTTCGCTCGGACGGACGCCTGCGTTGCGCCCGTGCTCAGTTTTGCCGAGGCTCGCCGGTTTCCGCACAATGTGGCGCGGGGAATCTTCTCCGGCCCCCTGCCTGCCGCCGCGCCCCGCTTCGGGGGCGTGTCCGGTGCCGCGAAGCAGGCAAGCGAAATCACCGCGGAGGCCGTACTCTCGCGATGGCGGGGTCCCCCGCATAGGGACATGGCCGATCCGGCAGCCTTGCCCATATCGACAACCGATGAATAG
- a CDS encoding GMC family oxidoreductase — translation MNSYDYVVIGAGSAGCVLATRLVEAGKSVLLLESGPQDHDFFISMPGGLQKIAKNLSWHLWTEPEAAVGGRRVYMKQGRLLGGGSSINGMVYIRGQAEDYDQWQASGCEGWSWEDVLPVFKRGEANQKYSEPFHGVDGALKVSDAGYHHPLSYAFVRAGQEAGLPYNDDFNGASQEGVGFYQTTSAEGRRQSTAVAFLSRVRSNPLLTLRCDAHVEAVTTENGAATGVRYHASDGTVQQAMAREEVIVAAGAFGSPKVLQLSGIGPEPLLVEHGIPVVRALKGVGENFQDHFQAGVYGQTRDPISLLGADKGLAAVRHGLQWLMFKSGLLTSNIVESGGFACTDGSGRPDIQFTVVAALTGDAERPPLPGHGISISPCVLRPSARGSVRITGQDPTAPVHINGNVLGHRDDMATLVRGVRLARRILHSPSLAQLLACELAPGHGPEEELSDAAIETHIASVVKTVYHPCGTCKMGPVSDPGAVVDAELRVHGVPRLRVADASIMPNLVSGNTNAPAIMIGERCADFVLQRA, via the coding sequence ATGAATAGCTATGACTATGTGGTGATCGGGGCGGGGTCGGCGGGGTGCGTGCTGGCCACGCGATTGGTCGAAGCGGGGAAGAGCGTCCTGCTGCTCGAATCCGGCCCCCAGGATCACGACTTCTTCATCTCGATGCCCGGCGGTCTCCAGAAGATCGCCAAGAACCTGTCCTGGCATCTCTGGACCGAGCCTGAGGCGGCCGTCGGCGGCCGGCGCGTCTATATGAAGCAGGGCCGGTTGCTCGGCGGCGGATCCTCGATCAACGGCATGGTCTACATCCGGGGACAGGCCGAGGATTACGACCAGTGGCAAGCGTCTGGATGTGAAGGCTGGAGCTGGGAAGATGTGCTTCCGGTGTTCAAGCGCGGCGAGGCCAATCAGAAATATTCAGAGCCGTTCCACGGCGTGGACGGCGCGCTCAAGGTGTCCGACGCGGGATATCACCATCCACTGAGCTACGCCTTTGTGCGGGCGGGGCAGGAAGCAGGCCTTCCCTACAACGACGATTTCAATGGCGCATCGCAGGAAGGGGTGGGATTCTACCAGACCACGTCCGCCGAAGGCCGGCGCCAATCTACCGCCGTCGCATTCCTGTCGCGCGTGCGGAGCAATCCGCTGCTCACGCTACGTTGTGATGCCCATGTCGAGGCGGTGACGACGGAGAACGGCGCTGCAACCGGCGTGCGGTATCACGCTAGCGACGGTACGGTTCAGCAAGCCATGGCGCGTGAGGAGGTCATCGTGGCCGCGGGCGCCTTCGGTTCGCCCAAGGTGCTTCAGCTTTCCGGTATCGGCCCCGAGCCGCTGCTCGTCGAGCACGGCATTCCCGTAGTGCGGGCACTGAAGGGTGTCGGGGAGAATTTCCAGGACCATTTCCAGGCAGGTGTCTACGGCCAGACGCGTGATCCAATCAGCCTGCTGGGTGCCGACAAGGGGCTGGCTGCTGTGCGCCACGGCCTGCAATGGCTGATGTTCAAATCCGGGTTGCTGACCTCGAACATCGTTGAATCGGGCGGGTTCGCTTGCACGGACGGCAGCGGCCGGCCCGATATCCAGTTCACCGTGGTAGCGGCGCTGACCGGGGATGCCGAGCGCCCACCCTTGCCGGGTCACGGCATTTCCATCAGCCCCTGCGTTCTGCGCCCGAGCGCGCGTGGATCAGTCCGAATTACTGGCCAAGACCCCACCGCGCCCGTCCACATCAACGGCAATGTGCTTGGTCACAGGGACGACATGGCGACCTTGGTCCGGGGCGTGCGGCTCGCGCGGCGCATCCTCCATTCGCCGTCGCTTGCGCAGTTGCTCGCTTGCGAGCTGGCACCGGGGCATGGGCCTGAAGAAGAACTCAGCGATGCGGCGATCGAAACGCACATCGCTAGCGTCGTGAAGACGGTCTATCACCCGTGCGGGACGTGCAAGATGGGACCGGTGAGCGATCCTGGGGCTGTGGTCGATGCCGAATTGCGCGTGCATGGCGTTCCGCGCCTGCGTGTGGCGGACGCCTCCATCATGCCCAATCTGGTGAGCGGGAACACTAATGCGCCGGCGATCATGATCGGCGAACGCTGCGCCGATTTTGTCCTGCAGCGAGCCTAG
- a CDS encoding aldehyde dehydrogenase family protein, with protein MSIAHEGCLYIGGEWIAPKGGMREAVIDPASEVVIAHAGLAGVEDVEAALDTARTAFDAGPWPRMTMEERAAKITAMCDWIEARTESLRALVAMETGSIQPFARTMQFATGIEHSRYYVQLALRQEAQPLPLEPVVQADGRIMLGGGVAVREPVGVCLAITPFNVPFTLNMGKAVPALLMGNSVILKPSQLTPLSAFILAEAAEAAGLPPGVFNVVNGDLSVGEVLTTDPRIDLITFTGSDRVGAAIQAQAAATLKRCIMELGGKSAMIVRADGNLVAAAQNALGSLTFHAGQACAAMTRFVVHNSVRAEFVGRLAEMFRTVKIGDPADPATRMGPLIRAAARERVQTLVDSAIDDGAKLITGGRIPPGFDRGFFYEPTLLDDVDNRWRVAQEEAFGPLGVVIGYDTDEEAIAIANDSDFGLSGGIYSADVGRAYELALQLRTGKVNLNGGSGKMSSYHPFGGIKRSGYGREFGEVGLHEFTYIKTIAYHVA; from the coding sequence TTGAGTATCGCGCATGAAGGCTGCCTCTACATTGGCGGCGAGTGGATCGCGCCAAAGGGCGGGATGCGCGAAGCCGTCATCGACCCGGCCTCCGAAGTGGTAATCGCCCATGCCGGGCTCGCGGGGGTCGAGGATGTCGAGGCGGCGCTGGACACGGCGCGAACCGCGTTCGACGCGGGCCCCTGGCCGCGCATGACGATGGAGGAGCGCGCGGCGAAAATCACTGCAATGTGCGACTGGATTGAAGCACGGACCGAGAGCCTGCGCGCGCTGGTCGCAATGGAAACCGGATCGATCCAGCCCTTCGCGCGCACCATGCAGTTCGCGACGGGCATCGAGCATTCGCGCTACTATGTCCAACTGGCCCTTCGGCAAGAGGCGCAGCCCTTGCCGCTCGAGCCGGTGGTGCAGGCGGATGGCCGCATCATGCTGGGCGGCGGTGTCGCGGTTCGCGAGCCCGTGGGGGTCTGCCTTGCGATCACGCCCTTCAACGTGCCGTTCACGCTCAACATGGGCAAGGCGGTGCCCGCGCTGCTGATGGGTAATTCGGTCATCCTCAAGCCGTCGCAGCTGACGCCGCTCTCCGCCTTCATCCTCGCCGAGGCTGCCGAGGCCGCCGGGTTGCCGCCCGGTGTGTTCAACGTCGTGAATGGCGACCTGTCGGTGGGCGAGGTGCTCACCACCGATCCCCGTATCGACCTGATCACCTTCACCGGCTCGGACCGCGTAGGCGCAGCTATACAGGCGCAGGCGGCAGCGACGCTGAAACGGTGCATCATGGAACTCGGCGGGAAATCGGCGATGATCGTGCGCGCCGACGGCAATCTCGTCGCGGCGGCGCAAAACGCCCTCGGCAGCCTTACCTTCCACGCAGGCCAGGCCTGCGCAGCGATGACGCGTTTTGTTGTCCATAATTCGGTGCGTGCGGAATTCGTCGGGCGGCTCGCCGAGATGTTTCGCACGGTCAAGATCGGCGATCCCGCGGATCCGGCGACGCGTATGGGGCCGCTGATCCGCGCCGCGGCGCGCGAGCGGGTCCAGACATTGGTCGATTCGGCGATCGACGACGGTGCCAAGCTGATTACCGGCGGCCGTATTCCCCCGGGCTTCGATCGCGGCTTCTTCTACGAGCCTACATTGTTGGATGATGTCGACAATCGCTGGCGCGTGGCACAGGAGGAAGCCTTTGGCCCGCTTGGGGTGGTGATCGGCTACGATACCGACGAAGAGGCGATAGCCATCGCCAACGACAGCGATTTCGGTCTGTCCGGTGGCATCTATTCCGCCGATGTCGGGCGCGCGTATGAGCTCGCGCTGCAGCTGCGCACAGGCAAGGTCAATCTGAACGGTGGCTCGGGCAAGATGAGCTCGTACCACCCGTTCGGCGGGATCAAGCGCTCCGGCTATGGACGTGAATTTGGCGAGGTCGGGCTGCACGAATTCACTTATATCAAGACGATCGCCTATCACGTCGCCTGA
- a CDS encoding acyl-CoA dehydrogenase family protein — MTDFAAIGGWELPAELEMLRDTVRRFIANEVAPAEATLEVGQAKLDPEKQAALQEKARAAGLWALATPERFGGAGMSVLAQVVVAEEAAKCRLGAFFPAAGAIAGDPPSVIFHGTPDQFERYGRPIVEGRMPKAFTAISEASGGSDPARAIQCRAVRDGDHYVLNGSKTWITHADRAHWGIVYARTGESGRRDGISCFIVETDTPGLTRTPIPVLISNSPNELHFDDARIPVANRIGEEGAGFALADDFLTRGRITYGAGPIGIAEEALRLTVEWAKERSVFGGLLADKQGAQWMLADCRIALDAARLLTYRAAWKADRGEPARAEAAMAKWSATEAAFKTLDTCIQLFGGMGVSCELPLERWFRELRIKRLGEGATEIQRMIVARALFA; from the coding sequence ATGACCGATTTCGCCGCAATCGGAGGATGGGAATTGCCGGCGGAGCTCGAAATGCTCCGCGACACCGTACGGCGCTTCATTGCCAACGAAGTTGCCCCGGCAGAGGCGACGCTGGAGGTCGGCCAAGCCAAGCTCGATCCCGAAAAGCAGGCGGCTCTCCAGGAAAAGGCGCGCGCCGCAGGACTGTGGGCTCTCGCGACGCCAGAGCGATTCGGCGGTGCTGGGATGAGCGTGCTTGCGCAAGTGGTGGTCGCCGAGGAGGCGGCAAAGTGCCGCCTTGGCGCTTTCTTTCCCGCCGCAGGCGCGATCGCCGGCGATCCGCCATCAGTGATCTTCCATGGAACGCCGGATCAGTTCGAGCGCTACGGCCGACCCATCGTCGAGGGCCGCATGCCGAAAGCGTTTACCGCCATCAGCGAAGCCTCCGGCGGATCTGATCCGGCACGTGCGATCCAGTGCCGCGCCGTGCGCGATGGCGACCATTATGTCCTGAACGGATCCAAGACCTGGATCACCCACGCTGATCGGGCGCATTGGGGCATCGTCTATGCCAGAACCGGCGAGTCCGGCCGCCGCGACGGCATTAGCTGTTTCATCGTCGAGACCGATACGCCCGGCCTCACGCGTACGCCCATTCCGGTGCTGATCTCGAACAGCCCCAACGAACTGCATTTCGATGATGCGCGCATACCCGTCGCCAATCGCATCGGCGAAGAAGGCGCCGGCTTTGCACTCGCTGATGATTTCCTCACTCGGGGCCGGATAACCTACGGCGCCGGGCCGATCGGAATCGCGGAAGAGGCGCTCCGGCTAACCGTCGAATGGGCAAAGGAGCGAAGCGTCTTCGGTGGGCTTCTCGCAGACAAGCAGGGCGCGCAATGGATGCTTGCCGACTGCCGCATCGCGCTCGACGCCGCGCGCCTGCTCACCTATCGCGCCGCCTGGAAAGCGGATCGTGGCGAGCCCGCCCGCGCCGAAGCTGCGATGGCCAAATGGAGCGCGACCGAAGCGGCCTTCAAGACGCTCGATACCTGCATCCAGCTGTTCGGCGGCATGGGCGTATCCTGCGAATTGCCGCTCGAGCGCTGGTTCCGCGAGTTGCGAATCAAGCGGCTCGGCGAGGGAGCGACCGAGATTCAGCGGATGATCGTCGCGCGAGCGCTGTTCGCCTGA
- the hpaH gene encoding 2-oxo-hept-4-ene-1,7-dioate hydratase, with protein sequence MSPVASTPHMPDPEVLRPDGGRDALNGERFLETAIVTDLAKRLDQAERDRKQIPQFSLEHPQMTIADAYAIQRAWVEIKRTAGRKLIGHKIGLTSRAMQRTSNITEPDYGALLDDMMFEPGGDIDMSRFILPRVELELAFILKAPLEGPDCTIYDVLNATDHIVPAIEIIDQRIQPVDPASGRTRKVFDTISDNASNAGIVLGGRPVRPDDLDLRWVSALCYRNGVIEDSGVAAAVLNQPANGPAWLANKLHPYGERLEAGEVILGGSFTAPVSVRHGDTFHFDYGPLGAIAFRAVNAPEAA encoded by the coding sequence ATGTCGCCAGTAGCCAGTACGCCGCATATGCCTGACCCGGAAGTCCTGCGCCCTGATGGCGGAAGGGATGCGTTGAACGGCGAGCGTTTCCTAGAAACTGCGATCGTCACCGACCTTGCGAAGCGGCTGGACCAGGCAGAACGTGATCGTAAGCAGATCCCGCAATTCTCGCTGGAACACCCCCAGATGACGATTGCCGACGCCTATGCGATCCAGCGCGCCTGGGTCGAGATCAAGCGCACGGCGGGACGCAAGCTGATCGGTCACAAGATCGGCCTCACCAGCCGGGCGATGCAGCGAACCTCGAACATCACCGAACCCGACTATGGCGCATTGCTCGACGACATGATGTTCGAGCCCGGTGGCGACATCGATATGTCCCGCTTCATACTGCCCCGGGTTGAGCTCGAGCTTGCCTTCATCCTCAAAGCGCCGCTCGAAGGACCCGATTGCACGATCTACGACGTGCTCAACGCCACCGACCATATCGTACCAGCGATCGAGATCATCGACCAGCGCATCCAGCCGGTCGATCCCGCGTCCGGGAGGACGCGGAAGGTGTTCGACACGATCTCAGACAATGCCTCCAATGCCGGCATCGTGCTGGGCGGGCGGCCGGTTCGCCCCGACGACCTCGACCTGCGCTGGGTATCGGCCTTGTGCTACCGCAATGGCGTCATCGAGGATTCAGGAGTCGCGGCGGCCGTGCTCAATCAACCAGCGAACGGGCCGGCCTGGCTTGCGAACAAGCTCCATCCTTATGGAGAGAGACTGGAAGCGGGCGAGGTGATCCTCGGAGGGTCCTTCACTGCGCCGGTCTCGGTCCGCCACGGCGATACCTTCCACTTCGATTATGGTCCGCTCGGTGCGATCGCATTCCGGGCAGTGAACGCGCCGGAGGCTGCATGA
- a CDS encoding LysR family transcriptional regulator — translation MDEIQLRNFVMIGRCASITEAADRLGIAQPSLSQQLLRLEDEFGTKLFRRTSRGVVATDAGRMLQEHAATILQAMNRAREEVQATERVPQGNVAVGLPATASMILGVPLLVAARRSLPLVNIHVREAMTGTIRRWLEEGRIELGILYAAEGTRHLSTKVIARETLLLVGPAGAFGETDAFGIATQPIEQPALKTYGFILPSVSHGLRELVERQLHMEDLSLSTTIEIDSLAHTKTLVASRLGYTLLPHAAIRSELAGGELSAAHVEGIDLSRSVAFVRNPAQPLTRASIEVEDLARQLLREMIADGRWLASPVEDE, via the coding sequence ATGGACGAGATCCAACTTCGTAATTTTGTGATGATAGGGCGCTGCGCCTCGATTACCGAAGCGGCCGACCGCTTGGGAATCGCTCAACCCTCATTGAGTCAGCAGCTGCTCCGGCTCGAAGACGAATTCGGCACCAAGCTGTTTCGCCGGACCTCGCGCGGGGTAGTGGCGACCGATGCGGGGCGAATGCTGCAGGAGCACGCCGCGACGATCCTCCAGGCGATGAACCGGGCTCGGGAGGAGGTTCAGGCAACCGAACGCGTGCCGCAGGGGAATGTAGCGGTAGGCCTGCCGGCGACGGCCAGCATGATCCTCGGTGTGCCGCTTCTCGTCGCGGCGCGAAGATCATTGCCATTGGTCAACATCCATGTCCGCGAGGCGATGACCGGAACGATTCGCAGATGGCTGGAGGAAGGGCGGATCGAACTGGGCATCCTCTATGCCGCTGAAGGCACGCGCCACCTTTCGACCAAAGTGATTGCACGCGAGACGCTCTTGCTTGTCGGGCCCGCCGGCGCATTTGGAGAAACCGATGCCTTTGGCATCGCCACGCAGCCGATCGAGCAACCGGCGCTCAAAACCTATGGCTTCATCCTTCCGTCGGTATCACATGGCCTGCGCGAACTTGTCGAGCGGCAGCTGCACATGGAGGATCTCTCGCTCTCCACCACGATCGAGATTGATTCGCTGGCGCATACCAAGACCCTGGTCGCATCGCGTCTGGGGTATACGCTCCTCCCGCATGCGGCGATCCGCAGTGAACTGGCGGGCGGAGAACTCTCGGCCGCGCACGTTGAAGGCATCGACTTGTCCCGCAGCGTGGCCTTTGTGCGGAACCCCGCACAGCCGCTCACACGCGCGTCGATCGAGGTCGAGGATCTGGCGCGGCAGCTGTTGCGCGAAATGATTGCGGACGGGCGTTGGCTGGCCTCGCCTGTCGAGGACGAATGA